The following nucleotide sequence is from Pirellulales bacterium.
TTGAGGTTGGCGGCGAGAACTTCGCCGGCCAGCGCGTAAAGTTCGCTTTCGTCGACTTTGATAATGCCAAGTGCTGCGATGGATTCGGCAGTCGATTTGCCGCTGGCAACCATCTCGGTAAACACCTCGCGGGCACGGCTGGTGTTGAAATCCCCTGCCTGCACCCGGCGGATGAGATCGACGAGCTCGCCGATGGGAACTGAGAACTTTTCGATCGTCGTGCCACACTCGTTCATCATGCGCAGCACGTCTTGCGTCATCCAATTCGCGGCCGTTTTGCCGTCTTTTACGGCGTCGGCAAGCTGCGTGAAATACGACACGAACGGTAGCCCTTGGTTCACGATCACTTCGCTGTCGTAGGCCGAAATGATGTAGGTCGCCTCGAGCCGCTTGCGCAAATCCGCCGGCAATTCGCCGAGCGACTCGCGCACCGCGTCGATCTTCTCTTGCACGACCGTCACCGGCACAAGATCTGGATCGGGAAAGTAACGATAGTCGCTCGATTCTTCCTTATGCCGCTGCGGGCGCGTGACGTTCGCCTGGTCGTCCCAGCCGCGGGTTTGTTTCGGCCGCTGCCCGATGACGAGCCCATCTTCCTGCCAAGCCTCGTACTGCCGCTGGGCTTCGAAGGCCAGCGCTTTTTCCACCGCCCGAAAGCTGTTCATGTTCTTGATTTCGACGATCGGCGTCTTGGCGACATGTCCGTCAGGCCGCTCAATATGAACATTGACGTTCGCATCCACCCGTAGGCTCCCTTCCTGCATGTTGCAATCGGAGACGCCAAGGTAGGTGAGCAGCAGTTTCAATTCGTTGAGGTAGGCCCGCGCTTCCAGCGCCGAACGCATGTCGGGTTGGCTGACAATT
It contains:
- the gatB gene encoding Asp-tRNA(Asn)/Glu-tRNA(Gln) amidotransferase subunit GatB, with the translated sequence MSEPYTTIIGLEVHVQLQTHTKLFCGCSTKFGAAPNTQTCPVCIGMPGTLPVMNCEAFELGMKTAIALNCNIAPFTKWDRKNYYYPDLPKGYQISQYDLPFSFDGYLEISDSKERFEPKRIGIIRAHLEEDAGKSMHDEAHGKADSRIDLNRTGTPLLEIVSQPDMRSALEARAYLNELKLLLTYLGVSDCNMQEGSLRVDANVNVHIERPDGHVAKTPIVEIKNMNSFRAVEKALAFEAQRQYEAWQEDGLVIGQRPKQTRGWDDQANVTRPQRHKEESSDYRYFPDPDLVPVTVVQEKIDAVRESLGELPADLRKRLEATYIISAYDSEVIVNQGLPFVSYFTQLADAVKDGKTAANWMTQDVLRMMNECGTTIEKFSVPIGELVDLIRRVQAGDFNTSRAREVFTEMVASGKSTAESIAALGIIKVDESELYALAGEVLAANLKIVDDIKSGKSQAAGSLIGQAKKKNPNVNPNRFREICLELVGKM